TGCTTCGTGCTCTGCCCGCCCGGCTTCGAGCGCCTCAACGAGGTCTCGAACGCCGCGAGCGACCTGCTCCTGGACGTCTTCGGCCCCGATGCCGGCCGGATGGGACGCGCCTCGATCGGCGCCACCGCCCTGTCGCGCAGCGCCTGCTTCGAGCTCTGGCTCAGCCTGGAGTGCCGCTCGCGCTGAGCGCGGAGGTCGACGACGCGCCGGGGAACACGGAGCGCCTCGCGCGCGTTGCCTCTGACATGACGGTTCCCCTCTCGATCCTCGACCTCGCCCCCATCGCTCCCGGAGAGACCGCGCGCGACAGCTTCGCCGCGTCCGTGGCCCTGGCGCAGCAGGCCGAGCGGAGCGGCTACCGCCGGGTCTGGTACGCCGAGCACCACAACATGGCGTCGATCGCGTCGAGCGCCACCTCGGTGCTCATCGCCCACGTCGCCTCGCAGACCTCGACGATCCGTCTCGGCTCCGGCGGCGTCATGCTGCCGAACCACTCGCCGCTGCAGATCGCCGAGCAGTTCGGCACCCTCGAGACCCTGCACCCGGGGCGCATCGACCTGGGGCTCGGCCGCGCGCCCGGCAGCGACCAGGCCACCTTCCGCGCCCTGCGCCGCGATCCGGCGTCGTCCGACCGGTTCCCGGAGGACGTCCTCGAGCTCCAGGCCTTCCTCGCCGGCGAGTCGCGCGTGGCCGGCGTGAGCGCCACCCCCGGCGCCGGCACCCGCGTGCCCCTCTACATCCTCGGCTCCTCGCTGTTCGGCGCCCAGCTGGCCGCCGCCCTCGGGCTGCCCTACGCCTTCGCCTCGCACTTCGCGCCCGACGCGCTGCACCAGGCCGTCGCCGAGTACCGCCGCGGCTTCCGCCCCTCCGAGCAGCTCGACGCGCCCTACGCGATCGCCGGAGTGAACGCGATCGCCTCCGACAGCGTCGACGACGCGCACGAGCAGTTCGCGCAGATGAAGCGCGCCCGGCTGATGATGCTGCTGCGCCAGAGCGGCCAGATCCCGCTCGACCGCACCTTCGACGACGAGGAGCTCGACGCCCTGCTCAGCGCCCCGATCGGTGCGCACGTGGCGAGCATGACGACCTACACCGGCGTCGGCACGGGCGAGCAGGTGGCGGACTACGTCGCCGACTTCGCACGCACCGCCGACGTCGACGAGGTCATCGTCGCCCACGCGTCCCTCGTGACGGAGGCGCGGCTGCGCTCGGTCGCGCTGCTCGCCGACGCGAACGAGCGCGTCGCCGCGTAGGACTCCCCTAGGCGGATCCGCTGCCGCCGAGCGGGTGCACCGCGACGACCGCCGCGACCAGCACCAGTGCGGCCGCGGTGACCACGACCTCGAGGTGCGGCACCGGCTCGCGCGTCCACGCGCACACGAGGAGGCGCACCGCGCAGCCCCCGCCGAGGACGGCCGACCAGACGACGAGCAGCCAGCCGATCAGCCGGGCGAGCGAGAAGAGCAGCTCGACGTCCGCGATCCGCGGCGCGACTCCGAGCGCCACCGCGGCGCCGCAGGCCAGGACGAGGGACGCGACCGGGATCACGACGCTCTCGTGCTCCACGACCCGCTCCACGTCGCCGACCCTAGGCGCGCCCGGCGAACGCGACGCGTCCGGCCCGGGAACGAGCGGTGCGCCGATCCGTCGCGAACGGCTCCCTCGATCGCGTCGGGGCGACCGTCCGTGACGGATCGATCGCGCGCCGCACCCGATCGGGGATCTCGACGCCCGAGCGCGCCCGCGGGACGATGAGCGCTCGCGACGAAGGAGTGCAGCGTGTTCGGGAGACGAGCCTGGGAGCCGGCGATCGCGACGATCCTGCTGGTGCACATCAAGCGGGTCTCGAGCGACGGGCTGACCCCGACGCGCGAGTGGTCGGCCGACGTGACGCGGGCCGACGGATCGGTGCGGCGCGCGAAGATCGACGAGCCGCGCTGGGTCACCGACTTCTGGCCGCCCGACGCGGGCGCCGTCGTGAAGGTCGAGGTCGACCCGAGGACCGGAGCGGTCCGCTTCGACGTGAAGAACGATCCGCAGCTGAGCCTCCGCGGCCAGGAGAAGCTGAGGGCGGAGCAGTTCAAGCGCTCGCTCGACGACTGACACCTCCGCGGATGCGGCAGTAGACTAGTCCTCATGCCGCAGTTGAGGATCCGGGACGCCGCGCACTTCCTCGGGGTCAGCGACGACACCGTCCGCCGGTGGATCGACCTCGGAGTGGTCGAGAGCGAGAAGGACGGAGCCGGCCGCGGCGTCGTCGACGCTCTGGCCGTCGCCGAGCTGGCGCGGAGGAACGCGGTCCTCCCCGCCGACCCGTCCGAGATCGGCCGCTCGGCGCGCAACCGGCTCGTCGGAGTCGTGACCGAGGTCGTCGCCGACACCGTCATGGCGCAGGTCGAGCTGCAGTGCGGCCCGCACCGCATCGTCTCGCTGATGAGCAGCGAGGCCGTGCGCGAGCTCGGCCTCGAGCCCGGCTCGATCGCGATCGCCGTCGTGAAGGCGACGACCGTCATGATCGAGACCCCCGCCGGGAAGGCGTAGCCGCGTGACCGCCTCCCGGGCCCTCGCCACCGCCCTGCTCGCGGGAGCCGCCGCGCTCGGCCTCACCGCGTGCGCGAGCAGCCCGGCGTCACCGGCCACGGCGACCGACGGCGCGATCACCGTCTTCGCCGCCGCCTCGCTCAAGGGCGCCTTCACCGAGCTCGCCGACGAGTTCGAGGCCGCGAACCCCGGGGTCACCGTCGAGCTCGCCTTCGCCGGCTCCTCCGACCTCGTGACCCAGATCACCGAGGGGGCGCCCGCCGACGTCTTCGCGTCGGCGGACGAGAAGACCATGGCGGAGCTGACCGACAGCGGCCTCGTCGACGCCTCCGCGCCCGTCGACTTCGCGACCAACGTGCTCGAGATCGCGGTGCCCCCGGGCAACCCGGCGGGCATCGCCTCCTTCGCCGACCTCGCCGGAGCGGGTGTGAAGACCGTGGTCTGCGCCCCCCGGGTGCCGTGCGGTGCCGCGACCGTCACGGTCGAGACGGCGGCGGGAGTCGATCTCGCGCCGGTGAGCGAGGAGTCGTCGGTCACCGACGTGCTCGGCAAGGTGACCAGTGGTGAGGCCGACGCCGGTCTCGTCTACGTCACCGACGTGCTCGCCGCGGGCGACGCCGTCGAGGGCATCGGCTTCGCCGAGTCGTCCGAGGCGGTCAACACCTACCCGATCGCGCCCCTGGCCGGGTCGAGCGCCACCGCGCAGGCGTTCGTCGACTTCGTCAGCGGAGACGCCGGGCGGCGAGTGCTCGCGTCCGCGGGCTTCGGCGCGCCGTGACACCGGGCGTCCCGCGCTGGGTGATCGCCGTCGCGGTCGTCGGCGGCGCCTTCGTGGTGCTGCCGCTGGTCGCGATGATCACCCGGGTGGACTGGGCCGAGTTCCTCCCCCTGATCACCTCCGAGGCGTCGCTCGACGCTCTCGCGCTGAGCCTGCGCACCTCCCTCACCGCCACCCTGCTCTGCCTGCTGCTCGGCGTGCCGATGGCGGTCGTGCTGGCCCGCACGCGCTTCCGCGGGCAGCGGATCCTGCGCGCCCTGGTGCTGCTGCCCCTGGTGCTGCCGCCCGTCGTCGGAGGCATCGCGCTGCTCTACACGTTCGGCCGCCGCGGCCTGCTCGGGCAGTCGCTGGAGGTGCTCGGCGTCAGCATCGCGTTCTCGACCACCGCGGTGGTGCTCGCGCAGACCTTCGTCGCCCTCCCGTTCCTGGTGCTCAGCCTCGAGGGGGCGCTGCGCACGGTCGGCACCCGGTACGAGGCCGTCGGGGCGACCCTCGGCGCACGGCCGACCACGGTGCTCCGGCGCGTCACGCTGCCGCTGGTGCTGCCGGCGCTCGTCTCGGGAGCCGTGCTGTCGTTCGCGCGCGCGCTCGGCGAGTTCGGCGCGACCCTCACCTTCGCCGGATCGCTGCAGGGCGTGACGCGCACGCTCCCGCTCGAGATCTACCTGCAGCGCGAGACGAGCCCCGATACCGCCGTCGCGCTGTCGCTGGTGCTCGTCGTGTTCGCCGTCGCGGTCGTCGCGCTCGCCCACCGCGTCGGCGAGACCCGGGTCCGCTCGTGATGCTCGAGTTCGGCGCCGCGCTCGCCGCCCGCGGAGTCGACGTGGAGCTCTCGATCGACGAGGGCGAGACCGTCGCGATCCTCGGACCCAACGGCGCGGGCAAGTCGACCCTGCTGTCGGTGCTCGCCGGCCTGCTGGTGCCCGACGCCGGGCGCGCGACGCTGAACGGCCGGGTGCTCTTCGACCTCGCCGCCCGCGGGCCGAGCCGGTGGCGACCGCCGCACGACCGCGGAGTGGCGCTGCTCGCCCAGGACGCCCTGCTCTTCCCGCACCTCAGCGCACGCGACAACGTCGCGTTCGGCCCGCGGAGCAGCGGAGCGTCGCGGGCGACCGCCGGCGCCCGCGCGGACGAGTGGCTCGCGCGCGTCGGCGCCTCCGACCTCGCGGCCCGCCGGCCGGCCCAGCTCTCGGGCGGCCAGGCGCAGCGGATCGCGGTCGCGCGCGCCCTCGCCGCCGAGCCCGCGCTCCTCCTGCTCGACGAGCCGATGGCCGCTCTCGACGTCTCGGTCGCCCCCGCCCTCCGGCGACTGCTGCGCGAGGTGCTCGCCGACCGGACCGCGGTGATCGTCACCCACGACGTGCTCGACGCCTACACCCTCGCCGGGCGGGTGATCGTGCTCGAGCGCGGCCGCATCGTCGACGCGGGCCCGACCCGTGCCGTCCTCGACCGGCCGACCACGCCGTTCACCGCGAACCTCGTCGCCCTCGACCTGCTCACCGGAGCCGCGCACGGCGGGACCGGCCTGCTGACGGACTCCGGGGTGGTCGTCGCCTCCCCCGGCGAGGACATCGCAGAGGGGCGCCCGGCCGCCGTCGCCGTGAGCCCCGGCCGCGTGACGGTCTCGACGGGCGCCGCTCCCACCGCCGAGAACGTGCTGCCCGGTGTCGTCACCGACATCGAGCCCCGCGGCGACGTCGTCCGCGTGCGCTCGGCCGGGCTCGCCGCCGACCTCGCCCCCGGCACGGCCGCCGCCCTCGACCTGGCCGTCGGCGACCCGGTCTGGTTCGCCTTCGCGGCGGCCGACGCGATCCGCTACCCGCTCGGCGCCTAGCCCGCGAGGGCTCAGCGCCAGAGTCGCGCCGAGGCGAGCTCCGCGCCGCGGGCCAGCGACTCGAGCTTCGCCCAGGCGATCTGCGGATGGATGCGCCCGCCGAGTCCGCAGTCGGTCGCGGCGACGACGTTCTCGCGTCCGACCACCGAGGCGAAGCGCTCGAGGCGCTGCGCGACCAGCTCGGGGTGCTCGACCACGTTCGTGGCGTGCCCCACGACTCCGGGCACGATCACCTTGCCGTCGGGCAGCGCCACGTCCTCCCAGACCGTCCACTCGTGCTCGTGGCGCGCGTTCGCGGCCTCGAAGGAGTAGGAGCCGGCGTCGATCCCGAGCATCAGGTCGACGATGTGCCGGAACTCGATGTCGGTGGTGTGCGGTCCGTGCCAGCTGCCCCAGCAGAGGTGGAAGCGGATGCGGTCCTGCGGGAGGCCGCGCAGCGCGTGGTTGAGCGCCTCGACGCGGATGCGGGTGAAGGCGCGGTAGTCCTCGATCGAGGGCTCGGGGTTGATCTGGTCCCAGTTCTCGGCGATCGAGGGGTCGTCGATCTGCAGGATCAGGCCCGCGTCGATCACCGCCCGGTACTCCTCGCGGAGCACGTCGGCCCACGCCCAGATGTGCTCCTCCTCGGTGGCGTAGTGCGCGTTGTGGATGCGCGCCCCGCTGCCCGGCGAGAGCGAGGTGATGAAGCCGTCGGCGATGCCGGCGTCGTCGAGCGCCCTGCGCAGGTTGCGGGCGTCGGTCGCCACCGCCTCCTGGCCGATGTAGCGCAGCGGCCCGGTGGTCGAGGGGAACGCGGTCGCGTTCTTCCCGGTCGAGATGCCGCTGTCGGGGTCGGAGTAGGCGTCTCGGAAGAGCGTCCAGTCGCGACGGTCCGGGAACGAGGTGAGGCGCACGTGCCCCGGCTCGGAGCGGACGGGCTGCGAGCTGAAGATCGACTCCTCCGTCACCGAGAGGCCCGCGACGCGCTGGAACGAGTACGACCACCACGCGCCGTAGTCGACCGCGCTCGACATCGCCTTGCCGAACTCGCCGTCGCCCGGGATCGTGATGCCGACCGCGTCCTGCCGGCGGACGAGCTCGTCGACGGCGCTCGCGAGCAGCTCGTCGAACTCCGGGGTGCGCTCGAGCGTGAAGCCGTCCTCGGCGATCCGGCGCGCCTCGTTGGCGGCGATCAGCGCGGGAGTGCGCGGCAGGCTGCCGGCGTGGGAGGTGGGGATGCGGTCGACTGACATGGCCTCACGCTACCCACGCCCGCCGCGCGCCCGCCGCCGTGCGTAGCCGTGTGACGCCCGCCCGTCGGCCCGCTGGTCGAGTAGCCGTTCTCGACGGCGAGGAAGAAGGTGCGCCCGCCAGCCTGCCCGCCAGCCCTGCCTGCCAGCCTGCCCGCCTGCCCGCCAGCCCTGCCTGCCCGCCCGCCCGCCAGCCCTGCCTGCCAGCCCTGCCGCCTGCCCGCCCGCCCGCCAGCCCTGCCCGCCAGCCCTGCCTGCCAGCCCTGCCGCCTGCCCGCCCGCCCGCCAGCCCTGCCTGCCTGCCTGCCTGCTGGTCGAGTAGCCGCCGCAGGCGGCGTATCGAGACCCCCGTCCGTCAGCAGGGGGTTCTGCAGACCCGGCTTCCGACGCTGGTGGATCTCGATACGCCCGCTGCGCGGGCTACTCGATCAGCGGTAGCGGTGTCCGGACGGAGAACCGATTCCCTCCGCGAGGGGGCGGCCCTCAGAGCGCGATGACGACGCTCTTCGACTCGCAGAACGAGCGCAGCGCCTCCTCGCCGAGGTCCCGGCCGAGGCCCGACTCGCCCACGCCGCCGAACGACAGCGCGGGATCGAACAGGTTGTACGTGTTGACCCAGACGGTGCCCGCGCGCAGGCGCCGTCCGAGCCGGTGCGCGCGCGACAGATCGCGGGTCCACACTCCCGCGGCGAGGCCGTAGCTCTGGTCGTTGGCGATCCGCACCGCGTCGTCCTCGTCGTCGAACGGGATGATGCCGACGACCGGGCCGAAGATCTCCTCGCGCGCGATGGTCATCGAGTTCGTGACTCCGGTGAACAGGGTCGGCTCGACGTAGTAGCCGGGGCGATCGGGAACGCCGCCGCCGACCGCGACGACCGCGCCCTCCTCCTGGCCCTTCGCGATGTAGCCGAGCACCTGCTGCCGCTGCTCCTCCGACACGAGCGGGCCGACGGTCACTCCCCCGGCGAGTCCGTCGCCGAGCGCGACGCGGCGCACGGCCGCGGCGAGCCGCTCCGTCGTCTCCTCGAGGATCGAGCGCTGCACCAGCAGCCGGCTGCCCGCCGTGCACATCTGGCCCGAGTGGCCGAAGGAGGCGCGCATCGCGGTGAGCACGGCGGCGTCGAGATCCGCGTCCTCGAACACGATGTTCGGGCTCTTGCCGCCGAGCTCGAGGGTCAGGCGCTTGAAGTCGGCCGAAGCGGCGGTCATCACCTTCCGGCCGACCTCGGTGCTGCCGGTGAACGAGACCTTGTCGACGTCGGGGTGCACGGTCAGCGCCGCGCCGACGCGGCCGTCCCCGGTGAGCACGTTGACGACTCCGGAGGGGACCCCCGCCTCCTCGCACAGCGCCGCGAGCCGGAGCATCGTCAGCGGAGTCTGCTCGGCCGGCTTCACCACGACGGTGCAGCCCGCGGCGAGCGCCGGCGCGAGCTTGAACGCGGCCGTCATGATCGGGAAGTTCCACGGGAGGATGAGCGCCGCGACTCCGACCGGCTCGAGCGTCGTGTAGACGTGGTGCTGCCCGCCGTCGACCGGGACCACCGTTCCGGTGAGGCGCGAGGGCGCGCCGGCGTAGTAGCGGAACACGCGCGCCGAGGTCGCGGTGTCGGCGCGGGAGCGCTCGATCGGCTTGCCGTTGTCGCGGGTCTCGAGCACCGCCAGCTCCTCGAGGCGCTCCTCGATCAGGTCGGCGACGCGGTTCAGGATGCGGCTGCGGTCGTGCGGGTTCATCCCGCTCCAGCGTGCGTCCTCGTGCGCGCGGCGGGCGGAGGCGACGGCCGCGTCGATCTCGGCGGGTCCGGCCTGCGGGACCCGCGTGAGCAGCTCCTCCGTCGCGGGGTCGAGGATGTCGAGCAGCTCGGCGCCCTCGGGCGCGAGCCAGGCGCCGTCCACGAGGAACGGCTCGATCGGCTCGAGGGGGGCGAGCGTGTCTCTCATGCGGTCTGCGTCTCTCTCATCGGGGCGTGTCGCTGGCGTGTCAGGGGCGGTCGAGCAGGCGGGCCGGCTCGGCGACGCTGATGCGGTGCAGCACGTCGTCGGCGACTCCGAAGTGGCCGAGCGCCGGCAGCACGCGGGCGGTCAGGTGATCGAGGCCGTGGCCGCCGAAACGGCGCAGCTGGCCCTTGGTCCAGGTGCTGTGGCCGAGCACCCAGCGCAGGTCCGGGTCGGTGCCGAGCAGCTCGAGCAGCGCGTCGAGGCGCTGGGGGTCGCTCGCGTTCCGGATGCGGCCGACGTGCGCGCCCTCGTTGCCGAAGCACATCTCGAGCACCGCGCCGGCCTGGCCGAGATCGCGGAGGTAGGGGAGGTCGAGGAACTCGTCCACGGTGCTGAACACGACGCGGGAAGCGTCGACTCCCTCGGCGAGCACGTGCTCGAGCACCTCGAGCCCGTTGCGGGCGTCGGCGGCGAGGCGCACGGTGATCGCGGAGCCGGTCGCCGCGGCGGCGCGGGCGGCGGCGGTGAGGCTGAGGCGCTCCTCCTCGCCGTCCGGAGTCGCGAAGGCGCCGGTCGTGCCCATCAGGCCGAGGAGCCCGGCGCGGTAGCCGGCGCCGGGGATCGCGTCGGTGAGGGCGTTCTCGAAGAGGGTCGTGCGGCCGTCGAGGTCGAGGGCGAGGTACCACTCGGGCAGGAGGCGCGGGAGGTAGGCGCCGTAACCGGCGATGACGGTTACTCCGCTCGCGCGCGACAGCGCCGGGAGGCGCTCGTGGTCGGGGCCGAAGCCGAGCGAGCTGAGGTCGACGGCGGCACCCAGGCCCGAGGCGGCGCCGATCCGCAGCTCCTCGGCGAGCAGCTCGGGGTCGTCGAGGCGGAGGTTGTCGGCGAGGGCGAGCTGGCTCCAGCGCAGGGCCGCGGCGAGCTCGGCGGTCACGGGCGCGTCGGGGTCGAGTCGCCGCTCGACTCCGGGGCGCTGGAGCGCGCTCGCGTCGGTGAGCAGGTGCTCGTGCATCGACACGGCGCCGAGGCCCGCGGGCTCGACCGGGCCGAGGACCGTCTGGATCGCCATCCGTCACCTCTCGCGCGACGCGGTGCCGCTGGATCCAATATACAGCGGTCTGGATCCAGCACGCCTTGATCGCGGCTCTCGGCGCCCTCCCAGTCCGGGCATCGGCCCTCCTGAGTAAACTCGACGGCAGCAAGGGGAGTACTCCCGACTGCGGTGAGCCCGTCATTACGGACGCGACAGAGCGTCCCGGGCCATCGGCTCCGCCACCACCTCCACGAGGTCGTCGGCCGGAGTGGAGGAGACCTTGGTCCCGTGTCGACCACCCCTTGGAGTACCCCGTGCAGGTCACCCCCGCCGTCTGGCTCATCACGATCGCCGTGACGATCGCCTTCTTCGTCTACGAGTTCTTCGCCCACGTGCGGAAGCCGCACGAGCCGACCATCGGCGAGTCCGCCCGCTGGTCGGCCTTCTACATCGGCCTCGCGCTGCTCTTCGGCGTCGGGATCGGCTTCGTCTCCGACTGGCGCTACGGCGGCGAGTACTTCGCCGGCTACCTCACCGAGAAGGCGCTGTCGCTCGACAACCTCTTCCTCTTCCTCATCATCATGACCGGCTTCGCGGTGCCGAAGATCTACCAGCAGAAGGTGCTGATGATCGGCATCGTCATCGCACTGATCATGCGCGGAGGCTTCATCGCCGTGGGCGCCGCGCTGATCGAGAACTTCTCGTGGGTCTTCTACCTCTTCGGCGCCCTGCTCTTCGTCCTCGCCTACCAGCAGATCAAGGGCGACCACGGCGACCCCTCGAACAACGCGTTCATGCGCTTCGTGCGCCGCATCCTCCCCGTCACCGACGAGTACCACGGCGACCGGCTCACCGTGAAGAAGGACGGCCGCCGCTTCGTCACCCCGATGCTGCTGACGATCGTCGCGATCGGCTTCATCGACCTCGTCTTCGCCCTCGACTCGATCCCCGCGATCTACGGTCTGACCAACGAGGCCTACATCGTCTTCACCGCCAACGCGTTCGCCCTGATGGGCCTGCGTCAGCTGTTCTTCCTCATCGGCGGTCTCCTCGAGCGCCTCGTCTACCTCAGCCAGGGCCTGGCCGTGATCCTCGGCTTCATCGCCGTCAAGCTCGTGTTCCACGCCCTGCACGTCAACGAGGTGCCCTTCATCAACGGCGGCCGGCCGCTCCTGTGGGTGCCCGAGATCCCGATCTGGTTCTCGCTGACCTTCATCGGCACGACCATCGCGGTCGCGACCATCGCGAGCCTGGTGAAGACCCGCGGCGACCGCTCGAAGTCCGACCGCGCGACGGTCGAGGGCGCGCCGATCGAGACGGCGGCCGACGCCGACTCGCGCGTCGAGCGCACGACCGACGCCTAGCCCCGTCACTCGGCGAGGAGCAGGGTGTAGACCTTCGCGATCCGTCCGTCGCGGATGAAGCACGCGTCGAGTCCGCGCACGACGGGCGGCTGCCCCTCCGGCCCGAAGCTCCAGGCGAGGTATCCCATGTCGTGATTGACGTAGACCCGGCCGGCCGGCGAGAAGACGAAGCCGGGAGCGTCCTCGAGGAGCTTCCCCGCCTTCGCATCGAGGGCGTCGTAGCCGTCGACGATCTCGTCGGGATCGAGGAACGAGACGTCCTCGGTGTAGGTGCGCTCGATGGCCTCCCGGCGCCGCACGGGATCGCGTTCGCCGAACACCTCGAGGAGGTTCGCGGTCATCAGGGTCTCGATCTGATCGGTCATCGTCGTCGTCCGTTCGGTGTCGTCGGTGGTGGGGTCAGGGCCGCGAGGCGCGTCGGTCGACCCAGTCGAAGACGAGCCTGCGCTCCTCGATGAACCAGGCGCCGTCGATCGCGATGAAGCGGTCGAGGTAGCGGAGGGACATGGTCAGGAGGATGCGCTCGCCGTCGTCGTGGAGGAGGTGCGAAGCCAGGCAGTAGGTCTCGCCGACCGCGCTGCGCCGGCCGGTCGCGACGACCGTCGACTGCCCGTTCAGATAGGTCGTCACGTCGTACTGGGCGATCAGCTGCGCGAAGGTCGCCGTCAGCTCCTCGCGCCCCGTGATGGTCCGAAGGGGCTCGTTCGCACTCGGGTCGCCCTCGTACAGGACGACCCGGCCGTCGGGCGCGAAGACCGCCGCCTGCCCCTCGGGCTCCCGGCGGTCGGCGCAGTGCGCGTACCGGTCGACCACGTCGCGGATCGCCTGCCGCTCGAGGGCCCACTCCTCCCGGCTGAAGAAGCTCTCCTGGCTCGCCTGCGTCTCGGTCACCCGAGAAATCTCCCGCGTGCACCCGATGTCGACAACCGTCATGTGACGTACCGCGTGCGGTTCTGCGTGTCGAGGACGGAGTGACGGTACTCGCGGACGAGCTCAGTCGGCAGACGTCCGGCGACGCTCGTGCCCGGTGGCGGCGCGGAGGACGGAGGCGAGGAGGCCGGGGAAGCGCTGATCCAGGTCGTCGATGCGCAGCCGGACCGCATGGTCGCGTCCCCGCACCCGCGTGGCGGTCAGACCCGCCTCCCGCAGCGTCTTGAAGTGGAACGACAGAGTCGACTTGTGGAGGGACAGCCCGTACTCCTCCGTCGTGCACGGGTGGTACTCGCCGTCGGCGAGACGCGTGACGACCGTCAGCCTCACGGGATCCGCGAGGGCCTTCAGCAGGGCGACGACGTCGATGGACTCGACCGGAGGCACGGGGAACGGATCGGCTCGCACATCGTTTGACACATCTCAAACAATAGTCCATGATCGAAACAGTTTGATCATCATCAAACATACTCCGCGAGAGGGAACCCCTCAGGAAGCTGACGACCATGCCCACCAGCACAGACCCCCGCGTCCCCGACGACCGCGCCGCCCTCCGGAGCTCGGCGAATCCGACAGGACGGATCGCGACGAGCGCCCCGATCCGGACCGAGTTCGACGCGAAGGCGACGGCCGACGAGGTGCTCGCCGGCGTCGACCTCTCCGGCCGGGCCTACGTCGTCACAGGAGGAGCATCGGGCATCGGCCTCGAGACCTCCCTCGCGCTGGCCCGACGGGGCGCTCGAGTCGTCGCCGGAGTGCGCGACCCCGGAGCGGCCTCCGCGTCGCTGCCGGACACGGCCAGCGGCACCGGCCTCGAGTTGCGGCAGCTCGACCTCACCGATGCCGCCAGCATCACCCGCTTCACCGCGGGATGGGAAGGACGACTCGACGGCCTGGTCGCGAACGCCGGGGTGATGGCGATCCCGGACAGGCGCCTCGACGGTCACGGCTGGGAGCTCCAGCTGGCGACGAACTACCTCGGCCACTTCGCACTCGCGCGCGGCCTGCACCGCGCACTCGCCGACACCGGTGAGAGCCGGGTCGTCGTTCTGAGCTCGACCGCTCACCTGCGCGCAGAGGTCGATCTCGACGACCTGCACTACGACCGCCGACCGTACGACAGATGGAACGCCTACTCCCAGTCCAAGACCGCGGACGTGCTCCTCGCGACAGGCATCGCTCAGCGCTGGAACGCCGAGGGCATCACCGCCAACGCTCTGATGCCCGGCTGGATCACCACGAACCTGCAGCGGCACCTCGACGACGCCACCCTGCGGGCGATGGGAGCGATGGACGAGCAGGGCCGCCGCATCGAGCAGGACTTCTTCAAGACGCCGGCCCAGGGGGCGGCCACCTCCGTCCTGCTCGCGGCGTCGCCCGTTCTCGCGGGCGTCACCGGCCGGTACTTCGAGGACAACCAGGAGGCGGAGGTCGTGGACAGCGGCGAGGGCCGCAGCACCGGAGTCGCCCGCTACGCGATCGACCCCGGCACTGCCGAACGCCTCTGGGAGACGGCGGTCCGGGCCCTGGGCTAGCGCGGCGGAGTCGTCACCGCGACTCCGCCGCACGGCGCGCTCCCTGTCCTTCAGCGGAAGGCGTCGCTCAGCGACGCCGTCGCCAGCCAGATCGCGTGCTTCGCGGCCTCGGTGCCGTGCAGCGAGTTGACCATGACGAAGTCGTGGGTGATCCCGCCGAATCGCGCATTGGTCGCTCTGACCCCGGCCTCGCGCAGACGGGCGGCGAACTACTGCTCCCCCTCGTCGCGGAGGACGTCCGCCTCGGCCGTGATGATCAGGGTGTCGGGCAGCCCCGAGAGCTCCTCCAGACCCGCCCGCAGCGGGGAGGCCGTGATCTCGGCGCGCTGCGCCTCGTCGGTGGTGTACTGATCCCAGAACCACTTCATCCCCTCGCGGGAGAGGAAGTAGCCGACCTCGAACTCGTCGTACGACCCGGTGTCGAACGCGGCGTTCGTCACCGGGTAGAACAGCACCAGCTTGGCGAACGCCACGTCTCCACGGGACTTCGCGAGCAGTGCCAGCGCGATCGCCATGTTGCCACCGACGGAGTCGCCCGAGACGGCCAGGCGGCCGCCGTCGAGGCCCCTGCTCGCACCCTCGGCGACGATCCACTGCGCGGCCGCGTACGACTGCTCGATCGCGACCGGGTATCCCGCCTCGGGCGCC
The genomic region above belongs to Rathayibacter sp. VKM Ac-2759 and contains:
- a CDS encoding alpha/beta hydrolase, with the translated sequence MAGNPKNIALEPAAQEFAEATSAPPFLYELPPEEGRKAVDSVQDSPIDKPEVQDEWLEIAGGPTGSVKLRIVKPIDATGDLPVVLYLHGAGWVFGDAHTHDRLVRDLAIGSRAAVVFPEYDRAPEAGYPVAIEQSYAAAQWIVAEGASRGLDGGRLAVSGDSVGGNMAIALALLAKSRGDVAFAKLVLFYPVTNAAFDTGSYDEFEVGYFLSREGMKWFWDQYTTDEAQRAEITASPLRAGLEELSGLPDTLIITAEADVLRDEGEQ